Proteins encoded within one genomic window of Pararhizobium capsulatum DSM 1112:
- the ocd gene encoding ornithine cyclodeaminase has product MNTEQKLNIVPFVSVDHMMKLVLKVGIDRFLVELAAVIEEDFRRWPVFDKTPRVASHSEEGVIELMPTSDGTLYGFKYVNGHPKNTRDGRQTVTAFGVLSDVGNGYPMLLTEMTILTALRTAATSAVAAKYLARPDARTMAIIGNGAQSEFQARAFKSLLGIDKLRLYDIDAAATRKCARNLTGLGFTIEECTSVEDAVEGADIITTVTADKQCATILSGNHVGPGIHINAVGGDCPGKTELSRDILLRSDIFVEYPPQTRIEGEIQQLPAEHPVLELWQVMTGEIEGRRSSDQITLFDSVGFAIEDFSALRYVREKISEFGMFAELDLLADPDEPRDLYGMLLRCEAKSQAA; this is encoded by the coding sequence ATGAACACTGAGCAGAAACTGAACATCGTCCCGTTCGTCAGCGTCGATCACATGATGAAGCTGGTCCTGAAGGTTGGCATCGACCGGTTCCTCGTCGAGCTGGCGGCCGTCATCGAGGAGGATTTCCGCCGCTGGCCGGTCTTCGACAAAACGCCTCGTGTCGCCTCCCATTCCGAAGAAGGTGTCATCGAGTTGATGCCGACAAGCGATGGAACGCTTTACGGCTTCAAATATGTGAACGGTCACCCGAAGAACACCCGCGACGGCCGGCAAACCGTAACGGCCTTTGGCGTGCTGTCTGACGTCGGCAACGGCTACCCGATGCTGCTGACGGAAATGACGATCCTCACCGCGTTGCGCACGGCAGCGACATCAGCCGTCGCTGCAAAATACCTCGCTCGTCCAGACGCCCGCACGATGGCAATCATCGGCAATGGCGCCCAGAGCGAGTTCCAGGCCCGCGCGTTCAAATCTCTTCTTGGGATCGACAAGCTGCGGCTTTATGACATCGACGCCGCAGCGACGCGCAAATGTGCCCGCAATCTCACCGGTCTCGGCTTCACCATCGAGGAATGCACGTCGGTTGAAGACGCAGTCGAGGGTGCTGATATCATCACCACCGTGACAGCCGACAAGCAGTGCGCAACCATCCTGTCGGGCAACCATGTCGGCCCTGGCATCCACATCAACGCGGTGGGCGGCGACTGCCCCGGCAAGACGGAACTGAGCAGGGATATCCTGCTGCGCTCGGACATCTTTGTGGAATATCCGCCCCAGACCCGCATTGAAGGGGAAATCCAGCAGTTGCCGGCCGAGCATCCCGTCCTCGAACTTTGGCAGGTGATGACCGGCGAAATCGAGGGCCGCAGAAGTTCAGACCAGATCACCCTCTTCGACAGCGTGGGTTTCGCGATAGAGGACTTTTCCGCTCTCCGCTATGTCAGGGAGAAAATCTCGGAATTCGGGATGTTTGCGGAACTGGATTTGCTGGCCGATCCCGATGAGCCGCGCGATCTCTATGGCATGCTTCTGCGGTGCGAAGCGAAGTCACAGGCTGCCTGA
- the mnmA gene encoding tRNA 2-thiouridine(34) synthase MnmA produces MNSLDFDRKPEDTRVVVAMSGGVDSSVVAGILKREGYDVLGITLQLYDHGAAVHRAGSCCAGQDIDDARRVCEVLGIPHYVLDYEQRFRETVINPFAESYVAGETPIPCVACNQTVKFADLLATARDLGADALATGHYIRSRPNPAPGAPSRRALYRPTDADRDQSYFLFATTQEQIDYLRFPLGHLTKAETRALAEDMGLVVAKKADSQDICFVPQGKYSDIVSKLKPNAALAGDIVHLDGRVLGTHDGILHYTIGQRRGIGVATGEPLYVVHLDARSRRVIVGPKEALETRRLYLRDINWLGDGDIHDVARNGFACFAKVRSTRQPAPATLHADGGGIYVELAEGEAGVAPGQACALYSGVGEDARVYGGGFILRSEREAAAEAALRDLLQSSAAA; encoded by the coding sequence TTGAACAGTCTCGATTTTGATCGCAAGCCGGAAGACACGCGTGTTGTCGTCGCCATGTCGGGCGGCGTCGACAGTTCGGTCGTCGCCGGCATCCTGAAGCGGGAAGGCTATGATGTTCTCGGCATCACGCTGCAGCTCTATGATCATGGCGCGGCCGTTCACCGGGCGGGCTCCTGCTGTGCAGGGCAGGATATCGACGATGCACGCCGCGTCTGCGAGGTGCTCGGCATTCCCCATTATGTCCTGGACTACGAGCAGCGCTTCCGCGAGACCGTGATCAACCCCTTTGCGGAAAGCTATGTCGCCGGCGAAACGCCGATCCCCTGTGTTGCCTGCAACCAGACGGTCAAGTTCGCGGACCTGCTTGCGACGGCACGTGATCTCGGTGCCGATGCTTTGGCGACGGGCCACTACATCCGCTCCCGACCGAACCCTGCTCCGGGTGCTCCCAGCCGTCGTGCACTTTACCGGCCGACCGACGCCGATCGCGACCAGAGCTATTTCCTCTTCGCCACCACGCAGGAGCAGATCGACTATCTGCGCTTCCCCCTCGGCCATCTGACCAAGGCGGAAACCCGCGCCCTTGCCGAAGACATGGGTCTTGTTGTCGCCAAGAAGGCCGACAGCCAGGACATCTGTTTCGTGCCGCAGGGAAAATATTCCGATATCGTTTCGAAGTTGAAGCCGAATGCGGCGTTGGCTGGCGATATCGTGCATCTGGATGGCCGGGTGCTTGGCACCCATGACGGTATTTTGCACTACACGATCGGGCAGCGCCGGGGTATCGGCGTCGCGACGGGCGAGCCGCTCTATGTCGTGCATCTCGATGCAAGATCGCGCCGGGTCATTGTCGGGCCTAAGGAAGCGCTGGAAACCCGGCGGCTCTATCTGCGCGACATCAACTGGCTGGGCGATGGCGACATTCATGACGTTGCCAGGAATGGCTTTGCCTGCTTTGCCAAGGTTCGTTCCACACGGCAGCCGGCCCCTGCCACGCTCCACGCTGACGGCGGCGGAATTTACGTCGAGCTCGCCGAAGGGGAAGCCGGCGTTGCCCCGGGCCAGGCCTGTGCGCTCTATTCCGGCGTCGGCGAGGACGCGCGCGTCTATGGCGGCGGCTTCATCCTGCGCTCGGAACGGGAAGCCGCTGCAGAGGCAGCGCTACGCGATCTTTTGCAGAGTTCGGCTGCAGCCTGA
- a CDS encoding LuxR C-terminal-related transcriptional regulator has protein sequence MRDPEMVVLRNDAYADLLSGMSSSTVQTEYEVLHLMRQCAAQFGFGNFMIVRFPLGENQRFAERLVLSSWPADLVRRYDNAACFGASPLVERLRQTKLPLFAETGRLMQPENAEKADLSWDGMDNTFAAHLHTTYGESFIVTLSGGRDLPDQRETADIYLALVKLFECLERTFEAGASARDKLSAREIECLRWAAAGKSSDEIAIILGISAYTVSSYFKTATRKLDAVNRMQAIARAMRLKLI, from the coding sequence ATGAGGGACCCGGAGATGGTGGTCTTGCGGAACGACGCTTATGCTGATTTGCTTTCAGGCATGAGCAGTTCGACGGTACAGACCGAATACGAAGTGCTGCATCTGATGCGCCAGTGCGCCGCGCAGTTCGGATTCGGCAACTTCATGATTGTGCGATTCCCCCTGGGAGAAAACCAGCGTTTTGCCGAGCGCCTCGTGTTGAGCAGCTGGCCGGCCGATCTCGTGCGCCGCTACGATAACGCGGCCTGCTTCGGCGCGAGCCCGCTCGTCGAGCGGTTGCGGCAGACCAAATTGCCGCTGTTTGCCGAAACCGGGCGGCTGATGCAGCCCGAAAATGCGGAAAAGGCAGACCTTTCCTGGGACGGAATGGACAATACCTTTGCGGCTCACCTGCACACGACCTATGGCGAATCCTTCATTGTCACGCTGTCAGGTGGCCGCGATCTCCCCGACCAGCGCGAAACCGCCGATATCTACCTCGCGCTCGTGAAGCTGTTCGAATGCCTTGAGCGGACCTTCGAGGCGGGAGCATCGGCGCGCGACAAGCTTTCGGCGCGTGAGATCGAGTGTCTGCGGTGGGCTGCCGCCGGCAAGAGCAGTGATGAAATCGCCATCATCCTTGGTATTTCCGCCTATACTGTCAGCAGCTATTTCAAGACTGCGACCCGCAAGCTCGACGCCGTCAACCGCATGCAGGCGATCGCCCGCGCCATGCGGTTGAAGTTGATATAA
- the sciP gene encoding CtrA inhibitor SciP, which produces MTEMIRPRVKYVIGPDGSPLTIADLPPANTRRWVIRRKAEVVAAVRGGLLSLEEACERYTLTVEEFLSWQASINDHGLAGLRTTRIQQYRH; this is translated from the coding sequence ATGACCGAAATGATACGACCCCGCGTGAAATATGTCATCGGCCCCGATGGCAGCCCTTTGACGATTGCCGATCTGCCGCCCGCCAATACGCGGCGATGGGTCATTCGCCGGAAGGCAGAGGTTGTCGCCGCCGTTCGCGGCGGATTGCTCAGCCTGGAAGAGGCATGTGAGCGCTATACGCTGACAGTAGAAGAATTTCTCTCCTGGCAGGCCTCGATCAACGACCATGGTCTTGCAGGCCTGCGCACAACCCGGATCCAGCAGTACCGCCATTAA